The Acinetobacter wuhouensis genome includes the window CAATTACACTGCATAGCCCTGTCATGATTAACGTGAAACGAGTACGGGTGAATTTGGCGGTTTTGGCTGAATGTTTCACAAGATAATCCTGTACATAGATTATGCGATTTCTAAGTTAATATTCGCATTGCAGTATTGATCATGTATCGATTGTACGCGTTTTGCCTTGGGATGCGTCAATTGACTACCCAATTGTTCTATAAACTTACATGAAGCATATTTCTGAGCAAGTGACTGATATTTTGTGATCCAAATTTCTCGGTCGAGCAAACGATCTTCTTGAACAGGCCAAACACCTGAACGTAATGCTTCGACACCGATTCTCCAAGGTTTAGGGCTAATCCTTGCGCGGAAACAATTTTGGTTCTTACACATGCGTACATAATTCGGATCGGCTTGTAATGCGTTGAAAAGCAGTTGGGCTTCCTCACCTCTTGGATCAAATATCTGATGCATCACTAAAACACGAAAGCCTTTTGGTGTCCGATAGACACGTAAATGCCATGTTGGATGGCTTTGAGAGAAACTACGAATGAGTGCTAAGCCCTGTTGCTCAGGGTTGGATATAAATCGATGTTGAATTTCCAATAACTTTTCAGCGGTTTGTCGACTGATCATGATCGAAAACAGTATACCTATACCAAGTACAATCCATGATTTGAATAATAATGCGCTCACAGCGCAGAGCAAAAAGAGTGCAAATAAGCCTGCAAAATACAATTGTCGACTTGGTGCATCATTAAAATCAATATCTGCAAAGAGTACATCAGGTGTATTTAGACAAAGCGCACCATAAGAATTACGCGTGATAATCACATCATTTTGTTGGTCTATGATTTCTTCACGTATGGGAAGTCCTTCACTGCTATTGTAAGGAATTTTATGATCAAATTTTCGGACATCTTGGCGAGACTTAAGCTTCTCAACGGCTTCAGTTTTGCGAGCTTCAGCATGTATTTGAGCATCCTCCATACTCAGATCTGACCATCCAAAGCGTTTAATGGTTATTTGTTTTCCTTCATGCTGAATTGTTATTTTTGCTTCAGCCCAATATTGGGGAATGATCATGTTGAGTTTCCTTATTCTTTATTTAGTTACTTTCTTTAGTTTATTTTATCTAAGTTATTTTGAAGCCTTTAATCCTTAAAATACTTGGGAATTTGTAGAAAAATAATCATGGTCACGATATTCATTAAACCTAAACAAATCAGCGTGTAATGGAATGCTTGGGTAATATGTGCTTGATTGAAGTAGTTTGTGAAAGCATTCAGTAAAGTCCCTGCAACTGCAATCCCGATACTCATCGACAACATCATAATCATCGACAAGAAACTATTGCCACTACTGGCATCTTGTTGTGGCAAATCTTTGAGTGTAAATGTATTCATGGCGACGAATTGAAGTGAGTTAATTACCCCAAAGACAAAGAAATGCAATGTTCTGAGCCATGTCGGTGTGTCCGCCGTGTGTAAAGCAAAACTGGCAATACACAACCCGATCAATAAGGTATTTACAATTAAAATTGAACGATAGCCTGTGCGTTGCAAAATTGGTCGAATAATCGGTTTAGAGACCAATGAACCGATCACGATAGGTGTCAACATCACACCTGTCATAAAGGGCTCCATATTAAACGCAACTTGCAGCATCAGCGGTAAAAGAAAAGGTACAGCATTACTACCAAAGCGCGCGAAAAAGTTGCCTAAAACACCAATTGAATAGATTTTATTTTTAAATAAGCGACTACGAAATAAGGCATTTTGATGCGTATGCGCATGATAAGCATAGATTAAAGCGGCAATGAACCCTGAGATCAGTAAACCTATACTCAGCGATTTTGAAACTTCAGTACTGGCAATATTTTCAATCCCTAAAGCCATCCCAATCATCGCAATGGCTAAAAGCACAAAACCACTTAAATCAAATGATTTTACTGAAGATTCAGTGACATTTGGCATGGCTTTAAATGTGACCAACATCCCAAGTAGCCCGATCGGAACATTAATTAAAAAAATCCAATGCCATGAGGCATATTCAACTAACCATCCACCAAGAATAGGACCCGCCAATGGACCAAGTAAGCCCGCAAGGCTCATAGTACTCATTGCCGATAAAAACTGTTCACGGGGAATAATTCTCAGCATGGCCAAACGCCCGACAGGCAAGAGAAATGCACCACCAATCCCTTGTAGGACACGGAATATGATTAAAGTATTAAAACTGTTAGATAATGCACAACCGATAGATGCTGTAGTGAAAATGACGATGGCAGCAAAAAAAGTATTACGGACACCAAAACGATCTGAAAACCATCCACTTAAAGGAATACAGGCAGCCACAGCCAAAACATAGCTAATCACCACACCATGCATCTTGAGCGGGTCTTCTTGCAAGCTCGTTGCCATTGCAGGTAATGCTGTATTGATAATAGTGGTGTCTAAACCTTGCATAAAAAAGCCGATCGACACCAAAAAAACCAATAAATAAAATTCAGGCTGTAACTTTAAATGCGTGGGTGCGACAGTCATATGAGCAAGAGTTTGGGGTGAGTGGTGATATTTTAAAACAAAAGCCTGATGCTTTGTGTTGTGCTTTGATCACTGTAATGGTCAATTTTTTGCAATAAAACTGACATATGAGTGTCATGAAGTTTACACCTAAGCTTAATAAATTAGTCAAAATTTAAGCAAATATTAGGTAAAACATGAAATTCAAAATTTCTGCATTGTGTGTTGCAATGCTTACACTGGGGTTGGTTGGATGTAATGATGATAACAATGACACAGCGGTAATCACACCACCAGTGGTTGAAGAGGCTACACCTGAAAGTATCAGTCTAAGTCGCATTGGTCGTTATGAAACAGGCATATTTGCGGAAAGTGCAGCAGAAATTCCAGCTTTTGATGCATCGACAAAACGCATTTTTGTAGTCAATGCCAAAAAAGGTTTGGTCGATGTCTTGGATGCTACGAAACCTGAAGCGCCCGTACATATCGGTGAACTCTCAGCACGGGATCAACTTGCTGATTCTGAAGTAAATTCTGTTGCAGTGAAAAACGGTATTGTTGCTTTAGCGGTTCAAGCAAAAACCAAAACAGATAAAGGTATCGTGGCATTTTTTAGTGCCAAAGATTTGAAATTTATCAGCAAAGTAGAAGTTGGTGCATTGCCTGACATGCTCACGTTCAGCCCAGATGCAAAGACGGTTTTGGTTGCGAATGAGGCTGAACCCAATAATGACTATAGTGTCGATCCAGAAGGTTCAATCAGCATTATTAATGTATCAGACATCACCAAACCGACCGCAGTTGTTGCAGACTTTAAAGCGTGGAATGATAAAAAGGCAGCTTTGATTCAATCAGGTGTGCGAATTTTTGGACCAAATGCGACAGTTGCTCAAGATTTAGAGCCTGAATACATTACTATTAGTGATGATGGTAAGACTGCATGGGTAAGCTTACAAGAAAATAATGCGATTGCTAAAATTGATATTGGTGCAAAAAAAGTGACCGATATTTTTGCATTAGGCTATAAAGATCATGGCCTTGCAAATAATGCCTTGGATGTGAGTGATAAAGATAAGAAAATCAATATCCAAGCATGGCAAGGTGTGCAGGGCATGTATCAGCCTGATGCAATTTCACATTATCAAGCCAATGGTTCAACGTATTTAGTCACAGCCAATGAAGGTGATTCACGTGAATGGTTGGCAGATGAAACTGCTTATTTTGCAGGAAATAGCAGTAAAGGCTATGTCGAAGCCATTCGCATGAAGCACTTATTTAACGTCAAAGGTTTTAATAGCAAGGGTGATTATCCTGCACATTTACAACAAATTGCCATCGGTGCAAAAGGTGCGAAACTGGATCCAACTGTATTTGCATATTGTGGTGCGACAGCAACCGATCCAGCATTATGCCGTGATGATGCGCAACTTGGACGTTTAAATATTGCATGGAATATGGGGTATGAAACCAATGCAGATGGTTCTCCTAAATTGGATGCCAATGGTTTACTGACGTATAACAAGCTTTATGCCTATGGTGCACGATCATTTAGCATTTGGGATGCGCAAGGAAAATTGGTCTGGGACTCTGGCAGTGAACTAGAACGTAAAGTTGCTGAATTATTCCCAAATTATTTTAACAGCGACCATGAAGCACCAGCTTTGGATGATCGTAGTGATAATAAAGGACCTGAGCCTGAGGGAATCACCATTGGTAAAATTGGCAAAAAAACCTTTGTATTTATTGGTTTAGAGCGTCAAAGTGGCATCATGGTTTATGATATTAGCAACCCTCAAAAACCGACGTTTATTCAATATTTTAATGACCGTACTTTTAAGCAAGATCAGGTCTATACCGATGCCAAAGGGCAACCAATTTTGGATAAAGATGGGAAGCAGCGCTTAATCGAAAAGAGTGATTTGGGTCCAGAAGGCTTAACTTTTGTTGCTGCCAAAGATTCGCCAAATGCGAAGCCCTTGCTGATTGTCGGAAATGAAGTTAGTGGTACAACAGCAGTCTATCAAGTGAATATTAGATAAGTGGTTGAAGCAAAAAGATCTGTTTAAAGAATAATTTTTATTCATTTATCAAATATTTAACAGGAGTCCAATGTGACTCCTGTTTTTAATTTTACAGGATATGAATAATTAAACATGTTTAAAATATGAAAAGTGGAATAATATCGCACACTTTATCTAATGAAAGACGGCTTTTTTATGTGTCTAAATAGAGGTTTGGCATCATGAGCATTGATGTTTTAATGATCATTGGCTTCTGTCTAGCTGCTTATTCTATTGTGGGTAATGATGTTCCACAGACTTTAGGAACTTTTATTTCTTCCAATGCACATCGCCCTTGGTGGATGCTTTGGCTGTACACCAGTACCATTTTAACAGTTGTCCTAATGTATGGTTGGTGGGTATCAGGCGTGGGTGACGCATCCTATGGTCGTCTAGAAACTATTCCATTTCCCAAAGAAGGAATGACTTGGTTATATGTGATCCCGCCACTGATTCTGCTGTTTTTGACACGCTATGGTATTCCTGTCAGTACCACGTTCTTAGTGCTCACGATTTTCTCTCCGAGTAGCTTGAGCGCAATGCTGACCAAGTCAATGATGGGTTACGCGGTTGCATTTATCGCAGCGATCATTATTTATCGTTTTGTGGTCAAAAAAGTCACGATTTATTTTAGTGAAACACGGCATCAGCCGACACCGAAAGCATGGATTGCCATCCAATGGGTGGCGACAGGTTTTTTATGGAGTCAGTGGCTGATTCAAGATCTTGCTAATATCTTTGTTTATGTTCCTCGCGCCGTGCCTTTATGGTTTATGCTTTTTGCGATCAGCGTATTTGTGATTTTATTGGGTGTGGTTTTTTATCAGCGTGGTGGTGCGATTCAAAATATTATTGATACTAAAACTGGGGTGCAAGATGTCCGCTCAGCCACAATTATTGACTTCATGTACGCGACGATTTTATTGGTATTTAAAGAGCTCAGTAATATTCCGATGAGTACCACTTGGGTGTTCTTAGGCTTATTGGCAGGGCGTGAATTTGCTATGGCGATGCATTTGAATGAAGTGAATAAATATCGAACTTCTCGTAATGTTAGTAAAGACGCGATGAAATTGATGTTCGGTTTAGCCGTCAGTATTCTGCTTGCAACAGCTTTACCTTGGTTATATCAACTGATTTCGGGTTAATTATTTTCATGAAATATCATCAAAAAGGGTTTGGTGATATTTTATTTTGACAACGTTAAAGTCATTATTTAAGAATTAAAAAGTTAAATTTATATGCTAATTTTAGCTTCATCCACATAATGCAAAAATGATAAAGGTGAGCGGAGTATGATTGGCAATATACTAATCGGATTCATAGCAGTGCTACACATTTACTTCTTGGTTCTAGAGATGTTTCTGTGGGACAAACCGATGGGAATGAAAGCTTTTGGTAATAGTTTGGAAAAAGCCAAATTGACCAAAGTCTTGGCACAAAACCAAGGTTTATATAATGGTTTTCTAGCAGCAGGTTTAATTTGGTCTTTGTGTGCATCTGCACCGTTTGCTATTCAATTGGCGAATTTCTTTTTAGGCTGTGTATTGGTCGCTGGGATTTATGGTGCTGTGACAGCCAGTAAAAAGATTTTATATATTCAGGCATTACCTGCTTTGGTTGCCTTATTGGTTGTGAATTTATTGTAATTCTTACATTTTACTTACCCTCTCAATCTTCTGTTTGATAAGAAGATTGAGAGGATTTAGATTATTGATCTAAACCTAACCATTGTCTTTGGTTATACGCACCATCCCAGAATAACCATTCCAGTTCAGCACCTTTGGTATAAGCCTTGTGCATTTTCTCAATCGTGTCTGCATCACAACGTTCCGCGATACGATCAATCGTCGCTAAAACATTTTTCACCGCTTCATTAAATTCTTCACCTGAGTAGGTATCGACCCATGCTTGGTAAGGATTATTGGCAACTGATTTGCTGACAATATCTTTGCCCACTTCTGCATAAATCCAAAAACATGGAAGCAATGAAGCCAGTACCACAGGGTAACTTTCAGACCATGCTGTTGCAGTTAAAAATGACGTGTAATGATGGCATGCCAAAGTTAAAGGCGTATTTTCAAAATCATCTTTACTGATGCCAAAATCTTTCATGAAACCATCATGTAGACTACGTTCAACCACAATGGCTTCTTTAGCACCTTGGGTGAATTGAATAATATCATCCGCTTCAAAGGCTTTTGCGCCACAGACGGCTAAAGCACGTCCATAAGCCACCAAATAATGTGCATCTTGAATCACGTAGTGACAAAAAGCTTCTTTGCTTAATGAACCATTGGCAAGTTCCTGATTAAATGGTAGGGCGAGGGTTTTTTGGTATAAGGCAAGATTACGTTGCCAAACGTCTTGAGAAAAAGA containing:
- a CDS encoding DUF1304 domain-containing protein, which encodes MIGNILIGFIAVLHIYFLVLEMFLWDKPMGMKAFGNSLEKAKLTKVLAQNQGLYNGFLAAGLIWSLCASAPFAIQLANFFLGCVLVAGIYGAVTASKKILYIQALPALVALLVVNLL
- the mdtD gene encoding multidrug transporter subunit MdtD, with product MTVAPTHLKLQPEFYLLVFLVSIGFFMQGLDTTIINTALPAMATSLQEDPLKMHGVVISYVLAVAACIPLSGWFSDRFGVRNTFFAAIVIFTTASIGCALSNSFNTLIIFRVLQGIGGAFLLPVGRLAMLRIIPREQFLSAMSTMSLAGLLGPLAGPILGGWLVEYASWHWIFLINVPIGLLGMLVTFKAMPNVTESSVKSFDLSGFVLLAIAMIGMALGIENIASTEVSKSLSIGLLISGFIAALIYAYHAHTHQNALFRSRLFKNKIYSIGVLGNFFARFGSNAVPFLLPLMLQVAFNMEPFMTGVMLTPIVIGSLVSKPIIRPILQRTGYRSILIVNTLLIGLCIASFALHTADTPTWLRTLHFFVFGVINSLQFVAMNTFTLKDLPQQDASSGNSFLSMIMMLSMSIGIAVAGTLLNAFTNYFNQAHITQAFHYTLICLGLMNIVTMIIFLQIPKYFKD
- the tenA gene encoding thiaminase II, whose protein sequence is MSFSQDVWQRNLALYQKTLALPFNQELANGSLSKEAFCHYVIQDAHYLVAYGRALAVCGAKAFEADDIIQFTQGAKEAIVVERSLHDGFMKDFGISKDDFENTPLTLACHHYTSFLTATAWSESYPVVLASLLPCFWIYAEVGKDIVSKSVANNPYQAWVDTYSGEEFNEAVKNVLATIDRIAERCDADTIEKMHKAYTKGAELEWLFWDGAYNQRQWLGLDQ
- a CDS encoding choice-of-anchor I family protein encodes the protein MKFKISALCVAMLTLGLVGCNDDNNDTAVITPPVVEEATPESISLSRIGRYETGIFAESAAEIPAFDASTKRIFVVNAKKGLVDVLDATKPEAPVHIGELSARDQLADSEVNSVAVKNGIVALAVQAKTKTDKGIVAFFSAKDLKFISKVEVGALPDMLTFSPDAKTVLVANEAEPNNDYSVDPEGSISIINVSDITKPTAVVADFKAWNDKKAALIQSGVRIFGPNATVAQDLEPEYITISDDGKTAWVSLQENNAIAKIDIGAKKVTDIFALGYKDHGLANNALDVSDKDKKINIQAWQGVQGMYQPDAISHYQANGSTYLVTANEGDSREWLADETAYFAGNSSKGYVEAIRMKHLFNVKGFNSKGDYPAHLQQIAIGAKGAKLDPTVFAYCGATATDPALCRDDAQLGRLNIAWNMGYETNADGSPKLDANGLLTYNKLYAYGARSFSIWDAQGKLVWDSGSELERKVAELFPNYFNSDHEAPALDDRSDNKGPEPEGITIGKIGKKTFVFIGLERQSGIMVYDISNPQKPTFIQYFNDRTFKQDQVYTDAKGQPILDKDGKQRLIEKSDLGPEGLTFVAAKDSPNAKPLLIVGNEVSGTTAVYQVNIR